A single Elaeis guineensis isolate ETL-2024a chromosome 15, EG11, whole genome shotgun sequence DNA region contains:
- the LOC140854107 gene encoding probable CoA ligase CCL6, whose product MEVYSVKVEESRPAAGNKPSAGPVYRSIYARDGLLELPSGIDSPWDFLSGSVKRYPQNQMLGHRKFINGKVGQYAWQTYEEVYDIAIKIGSAIQSHGINSGDRCGIYGSNCPEWVIAMEACNSQGICYVPLYDTLGANAVEFIINHAEVSIAFVQENKITSILMCLPKCAMYLKTIVSFGMVTDEQKREAEQVGVSCFSWEDFVSSGCANCKLPPKHKDDICTIMYTSGTTGDPKGVILTNRAVIAEVITTEHLLLETDKVVTEEDSYFSFLPLAHIFDQIIENYCIFKGASIGFWRGDVRYLMEDIQELKPTLFCGVPRVYDRIYTGINQKISSGGMLTKKLFQYAYDFKLKNLRRGLKQNEASPFFDKLVFDKIKQGLGGRVRIMISGAAPLPRHIEEFLRVTCCSVFLQGYGLTESCSGCFTSIANVLPMMGTVGVPITTIEARLESVPEMGYDALSHVPRGEICLRGKTLFSGYYKRPDLTSEVTMDGWFHTGDIGEWQPSGAMKIIDRRKNIFKLSQGEYIAAENLESAYLQCPLVTSVWVYGNSFESFIVGVVVPEKRLVEEWAAANDVTGTFEELCKHPKARKYVLDELNNTGRTHELRGFELLKAVHLEPIPFDIERDLITPTFKLKRPQLLKHYKDFIDGLYQEAKGKRA is encoded by the exons ATGGAGGTTTACTCTGTTAAGGTCGAGGAGTCGAGACCGGCTGCCGGAAACAAGCCTTCCGCCGGTCCGGTTTATCGGTCCATCTATGCAAGAGACGGTCTCTTGGAACTGCCCTCCGGAATCGATTCCCCTTGGGACTTCCTTAG TGGATCAGTTAAAAGATATCCGCAGAACCAAATGCTTGGCCATCGCAAATTCATTAATGGGAAG GTGGGTCAGTATGCATGGCAGACATATGAAGAGGTCTATGACATAGCTATCAAGATTGGATCTGCCATTCAAAGTCATGGCATTAACTCT GGAGATCGTTGTGGCATATATGGATCCAACTGCCCTGAATGGGTGATTGCCATGGAG GCCTGTAATAGCCAGGGAATCTGTTATGTCCCTCTATATGACACCCTTG GTGCTAATGCAGTGGAGTTCATCATCAACCATGCAGAAGTCTCAATAGCTTTTGTTCAAGAAAACAAAATAACATCT ATATTGATGTGCCTTCCAAAATGTGCCATGTATCTCAAGA CAATTGTTAGCTTTGGAATGgtgactgatgagcaaaaaagAGAAGCTGAACAAGTTGGCGTATCTTGCTTTTCTTGGGAGGACTTTGTCTCTTCG gGTTGTGCTAATTGTAAACTTCCTCCAAAACACAAGGATGATATTTGCACAATAATGTATACTAGTGGAACAACTGGAGACCCAAAAGGTGTCATCCTGACAAACAGGGCTGTTATTGCTGAGGTCATTACCACAGAACATCTACTTCTAGAAACAGATAAAGTG GTGACTGAGGAAGACTCATACTTCTCATTCCTTCCATTAGCCCATATATTTGATCAGATAATTGAGAACTACTGCATCTTTAAGGGTGCCTCCATTGGATTTTGGCGAGGG GATGTTCGATATTTGATGGAGGACATTCAGGAACTGAAACCCACTTTATTTTGTGGTGTACCTCGAGTTTATGATCGTATATACACAG GTATAAATCAGAAAATTTCATCTGGAGGAATGTTAACAAAGAAGTTATTCCAGTATGCATATGACTT CAAATTGAAAAATTTGAGGAGAGGGCTGAAACAAAATGAAGCATCGCCTTTCTTTGACAAATTAGTCTTTGACAAA ATCAAACAAGGACTTGGGGGCCGAGTACGCATCATGATATCTGGAGCTGCACCATTACCTAGGCATATTGAGGAGTTCCTCAGAGTCACATGCTGCAGTGTCTTTTTACAAGGATATG GTCTCACGGAAAGTTGCTCTGGGTGCTTCACATCTATAGCCAATGTACTCCCAATGATGGGAACAGTGGGAGTCCCCATTACAACCATAGAGGCAAGACTTGAGTCAGTTCCAGAAATGGGGTATGACGCTCTTTCCCATGTACCACGCGGAGAGATCTGCTTGAGGGGTAAAACCTTATTCTCCGGTTACTACAAGCGCCCAGACCTTACAAGTGAAGTAACCATGGACGGGTGGTTCCATACAG GTGACATTGGAGAATGGCAACCCAGTGGTGCAATGAAGATCATCGACAGAAGAAAGAATATCTTTAAATTGTCTCAAGGAGAATATATTGCTGCGGAGAACCTTGAAAGCGCATACCTGCAGTGCCCTCTTGTCACATCG GTTTGGGTCTACGGAAACAGTTTCGAGTCCTTCATTGTAGGTGTGGTTGTTCCAGAAAAGAGGCTGGTAGAGGAGTGGGCAGCAGCCAATGATGTAACTGGGACATTTGAAGAGTTGTGCAAACATCCAAAAGCAAGAAAATACGTTCTTGACGAGCTCAATAATACTGGCCGAACACATGAA CTTAGAGGATTTGAGCTATTGAAAGCAGTTCATCTCGAACCAATACCATTTGACATTGAGAGAGACCTGATTACTCCGACCTTTAAATTGAAGAGGCCGCAGTTGCTCAAACATTACAAG GACTTTATCGATGGACTGTACCAAGAAGCGAAGGGAAAAAGGGCATGA